The proteins below come from a single Caenibius sp. WL genomic window:
- a CDS encoding multidrug effflux MFS transporter, which produces MSTSVSAAPRHFPMGGREFVVMMALLQALQALAIDAMLPALGVMSQDLGVHDSNQRQLVVGVFLICSGLGSLFPGALADRFGRRPVLFVCLGGYVVFSLAAALMQDFTALLVMRGLAGLMSAGMIVMSMTIIRDRFQGDKMARTQSLVAMVFMIVPMIAPTLGQAVLLVADWRWIFGIMAGLGALLALWAALRLPETLHPEYRQHIEVQVIARNMGTALMNRSAFGYVFGMALVQGALFGYINSSQQLVAEQFGAGDSFPLIFGGMALAMACANLTNSRIVERFGARRVSHTALLGFIMLGAVQLWLAERGNETLWEFAPVMTLNLCLMGFLGANFASIALQPFARIAGAAASLQTFMRLVIGSALGAFIGQLYDGSARPLAFSLMAAGVVALLLVLYSERGKLFQRRHGVVPQA; this is translated from the coding sequence ATGAGTACTTCCGTTTCCGCCGCGCCCCGCCATTTTCCGATGGGCGGGCGCGAATTCGTGGTCATGATGGCATTGCTGCAGGCGCTTCAGGCCCTGGCGATCGACGCCATGCTGCCGGCCCTGGGCGTGATGTCGCAGGATCTCGGCGTGCATGATTCGAACCAGCGCCAGCTGGTGGTGGGGGTGTTCCTCATCTGCTCGGGCCTCGGTTCGCTGTTTCCCGGGGCGCTGGCCGACCGGTTCGGGCGCCGCCCGGTGCTGTTCGTCTGCCTTGGCGGCTATGTGGTGTTCAGCCTGGCCGCCGCGCTGATGCAGGATTTCACCGCGCTGCTGGTCATGCGCGGGCTGGCCGGGCTGATGTCGGCCGGGATGATCGTCATGAGCATGACCATCATCCGCGACCGGTTCCAGGGCGATAAGATGGCGCGCACCCAATCGCTGGTGGCGATGGTGTTCATGATCGTGCCGATGATCGCGCCGACGCTGGGGCAGGCGGTGCTGCTGGTGGCCGACTGGCGCTGGATCTTCGGGATCATGGCCGGGCTGGGCGCGCTGCTGGCCCTGTGGGCGGCGCTGCGCCTGCCTGAAACGCTGCATCCCGAATACCGCCAGCATATCGAAGTGCAGGTCATCGCCCGCAACATGGGCACTGCGCTGATGAACCGGTCGGCGTTCGGTTATGTCTTCGGCATGGCGCTCGTCCAGGGGGCTCTGTTCGGCTATATCAATTCGTCGCAGCAACTCGTGGCTGAACAGTTCGGCGCGGGCGACAGTTTTCCGCTGATTTTCGGCGGGATGGCGCTGGCGATGGCCTGCGCCAATCTCACCAATTCGCGGATCGTGGAGCGGTTCGGGGCGCGGCGCGTCTCGCACACGGCTCTGCTGGGGTTCATCATGCTGGGCGCCGTGCAATTGTGGCTGGCGGAGCGCGGCAACGAAACACTGTGGGAATTCGCTCCGGTGATGACGCTCAATCTCTGCCTGATGGGGTTCCTCGGGGCCAATTTCGCTTCGATCGCCTTGCAGCCCTTCGCCCGTATCGCTGGGGCGGCGGCATCGTTGCAGACTTTCATGCGGCTGGTGATCGGCTCCGCGTTGGGGGCGTTCATCGGCCAACTTTACGATGGGTCCGCCCGCCCGCTGGCCTTTTCGCTGATGGCGGCGGGGGTCGTGGCCCTGCTGCTCGTCCTCTATAGCGAGCGGGGGAAACTGTTCCAGCGGCGGCACGGGGTGGTGCCGCAAGCGTGA
- a CDS encoding glycerol-3-phosphate dehydrogenase, which translates to MSALFDLIVIGGGVNGAGIARDAAGRGARVLLLEARDLANGTSSASTKLVHGGLRYLEYREFALVREALHERETLWRIAPHIVRPMRFVLPHAPGLRPRWMLRAGLLLYDLLAGRSAWPRARAIRLPVHPAGAALDPALTHGFEYSDGWVDDARLVVLNALDAAERGAEIRTRTPATAARRARDGDGDHWVVDTPAGAFRGRALVNAGGPGADDVAWLAGIDPPFSLRRVRGSHIVVPRLFDHPYAYIFQQPDTRIVFAIPYERDFTLIGTTDRDHTGSLADVHADAGEVAYLCAAASRYFRQAIAPGDVVWSYSGVRALVDDGSGRPEAATRGYRLPLSPPGEGAPLLDVYGGKITSYRHLSESAADLLATRLPELAGGAWTAHAPLPGGDFPAGTLDALSGSLQAEYGFLDQTQATRIARAYGTRAGRWLGQARSRGDLGRDFGAGLSEAEVAYLRDTEWARTADDVLWRRSKLGLHMTPAERQGVAAYLGE; encoded by the coding sequence GTGAGCGCGCTGTTCGACCTCATCGTGATCGGCGGCGGGGTCAACGGCGCGGGGATCGCACGCGATGCTGCCGGGCGCGGCGCGCGGGTGCTGCTCCTCGAAGCGCGCGATCTGGCCAACGGCACGTCGAGCGCGTCGACCAAGCTGGTCCATGGCGGCCTGCGCTATCTGGAATACCGCGAGTTCGCGCTGGTGCGCGAAGCGTTACACGAACGGGAAACGCTCTGGCGGATCGCGCCGCATATCGTGCGGCCGATGCGGTTTGTGCTGCCCCATGCGCCGGGGCTGCGCCCGCGCTGGATGCTGCGTGCGGGGCTGTTGCTTTACGATTTGCTGGCCGGGCGCAGCGCCTGGCCGCGCGCGCGGGCGATCCGCCTGCCGGTGCACCCGGCCGGGGCCGCACTCGACCCGGCTTTGACGCATGGGTTCGAATATTCCGATGGCTGGGTGGACGATGCCCGGCTGGTGGTGCTGAACGCGCTGGATGCGGCCGAACGCGGGGCGGAAATCCGCACCCGCACCCCGGCCACAGCCGCGCGGCGGGCACGCGACGGGGATGGCGATCACTGGGTGGTGGACACCCCGGCGGGCGCGTTTCGCGGGCGGGCGCTGGTCAACGCGGGCGGGCCGGGCGCGGACGATGTGGCGTGGCTGGCCGGGATCGACCCGCCGTTCAGTCTGCGCCGCGTGCGCGGATCGCATATCGTCGTCCCGCGGCTGTTCGATCATCCCTATGCCTATATCTTCCAGCAGCCCGATACGCGGATCGTGTTCGCCATTCCCTATGAGCGCGATTTCACGCTGATCGGGACGACTGACCGCGACCACACCGGATCGCTTGCCGATGTCCATGCCGATGCCGGGGAAGTGGCCTATCTGTGCGCGGCGGCCAGCCGCTATTTCCGGCAGGCTATCGCCCCCGGCGATGTGGTGTGGAGCTATTCCGGGGTCAGGGCGCTGGTCGATGACGGATCGGGCCGCCCGGAAGCGGCGACGCGCGGCTATCGCCTGCCGCTGTCGCCGCCGGGCGAAGGGGCCCCGCTGCTCGATGTCTATGGCGGCAAGATCACTTCCTATCGCCATCTGTCGGAAAGCGCGGCCGATCTGCTGGCCACCCGCCTGCCGGAACTGGCGGGCGGGGCGTGGACGGCGCATGCGCCGCTGCCCGGCGGCGATTTTCCGGCGGGCACGCTGGACGCATTGAGCGGCAGCCTGCAGGCCGAATACGGCTTTCTCGATCAGACGCAGGCCACGCGCATCGCCCGCGCCTATGGCACGCGGGCCGGGCGCTGGCTGGGGCAAGCGCGCAGCCGGGGCGATCTGGGCCGCGATTTCGGCGCGGGGTTGAGCGAGGCGGAAGTGGCCTATCTGCGCGATACCGAATGGGCCCGCACGGCGGATGATGTGCTCTGGCGGCGCAGCAAGCTCGGCCTGCACATGACCCCGGCCGAGCGGCAGGGCGTGGCGGCCTACCTCGGCGAATAG
- the dinB gene encoding DNA polymerase IV has protein sequence MRPTAPDDGFDHGPDHNSGVDAVGLRKIIHIDMDAFYASVEQRDDPSLKGKPVAVGGSASRGVVAAASYEARRFGVRSAMPSARARRLCPDLVFVRPRFDAYRAVSRQIHAIFRDYTSLIEPLSLDEAYLDVTADLRGIGSATRIAELIRQRIRDDLQLTASAGVSYNKFLAKIASDQNKPDGLCLIRPGEGAAFVAALPVRRFHGVGPRGAEKMAKLGIATGADLAAQDIAFLKTHFGSLADYLYRAARGIDLRPVRPDRPRKSVGAERTFAQDIATGPALRETLDTIADIVWERIERAQARGRTVTLKMRYADFALVTRARSVDHWVAGKAEFAALGHALLDEMLPLPQPIRLMGLTLSSLESESEEREKDTAQLSLL, from the coding sequence ATGCGCCCCACCGCCCCCGACGATGGCTTTGACCATGGCCCGGACCACAACAGCGGGGTGGACGCCGTCGGCCTACGCAAGATTATCCATATCGATATGGATGCCTTCTATGCCAGCGTCGAACAGCGGGATGACCCTTCGCTCAAAGGCAAGCCGGTGGCGGTGGGCGGCAGCGCCTCGCGCGGGGTGGTCGCCGCAGCCAGCTACGAAGCGCGCAGATTCGGGGTTCGCTCGGCCATGCCTTCGGCCCGCGCCAGGCGGCTGTGCCCCGATCTGGTGTTCGTCCGCCCGCGGTTCGACGCCTATCGCGCGGTGTCGCGGCAGATTCACGCGATCTTCCGCGATTACACCAGCCTGATCGAACCGCTCAGCCTCGATGAGGCCTATCTCGATGTCACGGCGGATCTGCGCGGCATCGGCTCGGCCACCCGCATCGCCGAACTGATCCGCCAGCGCATCCGCGACGATCTCCAGCTTACCGCCAGCGCCGGGGTCTCCTACAACAAGTTCCTCGCCAAGATCGCCAGCGACCAGAACAAGCCCGATGGGCTGTGCCTCATCCGCCCCGGCGAAGGGGCGGCGTTCGTCGCGGCGCTGCCGGTGCGGCGGTTTCATGGCGTGGGGCCGCGCGGGGCGGAAAAGATGGCGAAACTCGGCATTGCCACCGGTGCCGATCTCGCGGCGCAGGACATCGCCTTCCTCAAGACCCATTTCGGCAGTCTGGCCGATTACCTTTATCGCGCGGCGCGCGGGATCGATCTGCGCCCGGTCCGGCCCGACCGCCCGCGCAAATCGGTGGGGGCGGAACGCACGTTCGCGCAGGATATCGCCACCGGGCCGGCCCTGCGCGAAACGCTGGATACGATTGCCGATATCGTCTGGGAACGGATCGAGCGGGCCCAGGCGCGCGGACGCACGGTGACGTTGAAAATGCGCTATGCCGATTTTGCGCTGGTCACCCGCGCGCGCTCGGTGGACCATTGGGTGGCCGGAAAGGCCGAATTCGCCGCGCTGGGTCACGCTTTGCTCGACGAGATGCTTCCGCTGCCGCAACCCATCCGGCTGATGGGCCTCACGCTGTCCTCGCTCGAAAGCGAAAGCGAGGAGCGGGAAAAGGACACCGCGCAGCTTTCGCTGCTGTGA
- a CDS encoding NUDIX domain-containing protein, whose product MSHWLPAPLHRAALRCAHALRKHWWRIARPHVAGCSVIGLDERGRVLLVRHSYGLGCWTLPGGGLGRKEAPAVAAAREWREEIGCDLSGMRALGVLDHRLHGARNTVHLFAGTIAGQPRADGREIVEIGLFARDALPEARSRAVDERLALLARDAR is encoded by the coding sequence ATGAGCCATTGGCTTCCCGCACCGCTGCACCGGGCGGCGCTGCGTTGTGCCCATGCGCTGCGCAAGCACTGGTGGCGGATCGCGCGCCCGCATGTGGCCGGATGCAGCGTGATCGGGCTGGACGAGCGTGGCCGGGTGCTGCTGGTGCGGCACAGTTATGGCCTTGGATGCTGGACGCTGCCCGGCGGCGGGCTGGGGCGGAAGGAGGCCCCGGCAGTGGCCGCCGCGCGCGAATGGCGTGAAGAAATCGGATGCGATCTCAGCGGGATGCGTGCGTTGGGCGTGCTCGATCACCGGCTGCATGGCGCGCGCAACACAGTGCATCTCTTCGCGGGGACGATTGCCGGGCAGCCCCGCGCCGATGGGCGGGAGATTGTCGAAATCGGCCTGTTCGCCCGTGATGCCCTGCCCGAAGCCCGCAGCCGCGCGGTGGATGAAAGACTGGCGCTGCTGGCGCGCGATGCCCGGTAA